The following is a genomic window from Carassius auratus strain Wakin chromosome 15, ASM336829v1, whole genome shotgun sequence.
AACCAAGATTAATCAGATCAATGTGGCTAATATTCTTGGAGTAACACAAGCAACATAAATTAGTAAAGGCTATCTGATGTTTGGAAAAAGTTAGTTcgaactaaatatatatttttaaatgttgacCACAAGAGTTTTGTActagttttaatattatatattaataattgcaATTACAAATCGTATTTTTTTGattacagttttataatttttttccccatgaCATATGTCTAGAAATGTCTAGAAATGTCTCAAATATACTTAATACAAGTTTTTGGTCTTAATGCTCTTAATGTTTAAAAGCTGATtccttaaatatttattattataagttttaattttttgatacataaataaaattattgtaattttatatatatatatatatatatatatatatatatatatatatatatatatatatatatatatatatatatatatatatatatatatatatatataaataaatataaaatacgtattttttatttaattaaaattatgaaagaAATGTAACTGACCTTAAACTTGCCGTCTGGAGAGAAGATGCTGAGCCACCTGTTGTCATAGTCGGCTACAATAATGTCACCATTCATATCCACTGCAATGCCAGTGGGGCGCTGGAGCTGGCCAGGGGAGCGACCTCTGACCCCGAACTTCAGTTTGAATTGACCATCATTGGAAAACACCTGGAAGATCACAGAATGCAGCATAAAAATGATTCTGGCCAAATGGtacacatttattcatatatCCATCAGTTAATGGCTGTTATTCTTACCTGTATGCACTGGTTGTTGCTGTCAGCGAGCACGATTCGCCCGTTGCTGGTGGTAGAGATGCCCTGCAGGTTGGAGAACTCCCCCCGCTCTCGACCCCTCGTCCCTGTCACATCAAATAAGACGTCAACTGACAAATTGTGACGCAGGCCAACAATAAATCAGAATGCAGAAATTAGCTTTTCATcttactatactatatatatatatatatatatatatatatatatatatatatatatatatctaatatatatatatatatatatatatatatatatatatatatatatatacacgatcTGAAATGTATCTGAAAATATgaaatttgaaattgaaattgttGAAGTAGAGTTTGAGAAAAAACCAACACCAAGCATGCAACTCTTGACTCACCCACTCTGTAGATGAGTTCATCCTCAATGGGATTCTCCTTCTTCTTCGTTGTACTGTACATGCTTGAAGGTCTGCGCACCGCCTTCTGGCGCACATGTCCTCCACCCCCTCCACCTCCGGCGGGAGACTTCACACGTCTCTTCACGTCATCGGGTGACTGCGGGGCGTCGCAGGGTTTGACGGCCCTCAGGCGGAAGGGGCTGCCCCTCACTGGCTGCCCGTAGAGCAGGACAGAGAAGGAGAACTCGCCCTCTGAGCGGAGAGTGTAGCCGATCTCGTAAGTGCCATTCTTGTTGTCTGTTATGTCCGTTTTGGTGACAGTTCCATCTGGACCGCTGATCTGAGCCCTCAGTGCAGCATTTCCAGTCTTTACTAGCTCACCGTCTTTGTCCTAGGGAAGCAGTTGGAGGATTTTGTTACAAACTTAAATCAAGCTACAGCATTTATCACAAGGATAGTCCGTCTGAAATGACCAGTGGTATGtatcttgctcaagggcacagtgGTGATTTTCATAGATCAAATTGACATTGCAGATATtagaaatttgtatttttgtattacaaaaaaattacaatttaaacttaaataatatatctgacaataaaacaaaaaataaaacttaaaaattatttataatcatatataaataaatgtatatactgtgtgtgtgtgtgtattataatttatttttataaaaaaaactattatttttaaaattatttttccaataaataattattttaacatatgtaaaattaatgataaaataagttaaatgaaaaaaaaaaaaatatatatatatatatatatgattttcatttatatatatatatatatatatatatatatatatatatatacttttttacagatattaatatttttattatttaatttcatatacggtattttttttattacataacattttaataataaataatttgtcaataatcaataaacaattatttcaataaataaaaataaaaaataacattacttttttttttttaaatctagaaatataaccctaacctaaccctcacctaagcaattattaatttattatagattatttaCATATCTGTATCAGGCCAAATTTTGATATCAGTGTGTACAGTAAATTACACAGTGTGTTTTCAAACTGAACTCAAACATCATCACCAACCTTAGTGGTCACTGTAACAGTGGCATTTTGTCCAACAACAGCATGTCTGAGACCCTCTCCAGTGGCCACACTGGTGTGCCCCACAGCGCTGGTGGTGAGCAGGACTCCCAGGTTCTGGATGGAGCGGCGCAGCCCCTCTGTCTCCACCTGACAGTCCAGGTGGCCATTCTCATGGGGCTGCTCAGGGAAGGCGTGGCGGGTCAGGGCGCCCATCCGCTCCCCCATCTGCTTCTGCACCAGGAGCACCTCGGTGGGGCTGCCATGGTTCAACGCCTGCTCGGTGAAGCTACAACtgctttggatgttttctttccctTGAAGTAGTGCAGTGAGCTGTGCCTGCAGCACCTGCAGCAACATAAACATTTGATATAATTACAGATGTCCCTTcaattcaataaaacaaaacaaacaaacaaaaaaaatataaatgtaataaaatatctgagctttaaacaaaaaaagattctgcatacaaataaatgttaatttggcACCTAactgagacaaaataaaaaatacatttactaaaaTTACTGGAACTAAaacttgaaaacaaaaacaaactgaaactgaaaaaaaaaaaaaaaaaatatatatatatatattacaaaaaaatcatacaacaaatttattaaaacataaatcaaagttcgaattaaaactaaaaaatacaaaagctaattcaaattattaataaataaaaaaaatcagcttgaTGTAATCATATGCAcatcaaataatacaataaaatagaaattaatgtaacaaaattaatgttcatttttgttttttatttttagatattagagatgttaaaaactattttcaatttctttacacaatatttaaataataaataatttgttaataaataattatttgaatacataaaattaaaatcaatgcacgaaaatcaaaattaaatttaaaaataaaaataatataaattataattaaatttgatatgtagtaatattaaaatattaagtataaTTGTAAgtagaaaactgaaaatatacaattaattcaagctaattcaaaataagaattaatgctataaaataaatactattgctctctctctcactatacatacatacatatatacatatatatatatatatatatatatatacatatatatatatatatatatatatatataaacacacacacacacacacacacacatgtactgtatgtaaggAGTAGGTTTTCACCTTCTGCTTGGTACCGCAGATGTTCTCCAGGTCAGTGATGAGGGCAGTCTTGCGCTGATGCAGTGCTTTCTCCAGTTCCTCGAAAGTATTGCTGATCTCCGTCACTGCCTCATTCTTCCTGTCTGTGAGCTGCTTGGAGATCTCATCTACCAGCTCTATAGCTGCAGTCAACTGAGGAAGCCTGCGGATGCAGAATGACGGCAACATTCAGTCAAACTTCCCAAGGAGAATGTGACTCATGTGACTCAGGCAGCTGAGCTTTGCAAACACAACAGTAACCATATAAGAATGTTAAAAAGAAGGGAAACCAAAGTAGTAGTATTAAAAAgtaacccccccccaaaaaaagaagaagaatgatTCAGTGTACAGTATAAATAATGGGTTAAATATGAGCTTTAAATACTGGCTCAGTTTAACAGTGAGCTTAGTATTATTTTTGGCTGCATGAACCTGTTGCGAATAGCATCCAGCTGGTTCTTCAGTGCAGCTTTGTGTTGCTCCAGAACATCCCGCAGTGGGACAGTCACGTGTTCTCTGTGCTCTCCTTCTGTGCATTCCAAACACATGGCTGTTTCACAAGACTCGCAGTAAAACTCCATCACCTGCAGAGGGCGACAGAAACTCATTCAAATGCTGCACACTGTGACAAGctgagaatttatttattttttttataataaattcacaaaaacttcgattgtgttgtttttgtgaatTTGAATGTATTCGTTCAATGTACTGTAATTGTATTGTAATTGTATAatgtattgtataaataaataaaaaaacgtaaaataaatTTCCACTATAAATTACTAGTTTTGATAttgtaaactaaaacaaaaaatgttttagtaaacttaaaaaataaatcaataaaataataattaaaaaataagatgaataacatgaacattaaaagtgtttgtagcttaaaataataatcaaaaaggtTTAAGTACTAAGattattaaaactcaaaattaaaaggaaacctgaaaatataaaaatcagaactaattcaaaatattaataaaatactataatattataaataataataaaatatcactgCTGGTAAATGAGAATTTGCTAGGGTTATTCCTATGCACATAactacaaataatttataataatttataatatctcCGACTTGAAACTCGCAAATGTCCCAATACTAATACACAGTCTTACCACTTGTTCAAAAGTGTGTACTTTTCCTATCAGCAGTGAAGTATGTACATGTCATTCGTAGTAGGTACTGCACTGTcaggatgtgtgtgtgcatacctTGCCCTCGTGGTTAGGGCAGGAGAGGGGCGGGGCATATGTAGCAGCACCGGCTGACTCCAGCCCACTAGAGGCCTCGGGACGGGTGCAGTCTTGCTCCCTCTGCAACACCTCCATCAGATTAGTTATGAAGAAATTGTTCTGCAGTGCTGCAACACCCTTTTCAGGCAGGATGGAGGTCTGTCTGCACACCGGGCAGGAGAGGGTCAGGGACTGAGAGGGGATGTAGTTCTGGAGGCATCTGTGATGAAAAGAGTGCAAAAACAAGTGCATGATTTACAAGCAAGCTGTGAAGATTCCCTCCGAGGTcaaatggattttaaatgcacTGGGCGTATCCTGAGACTTGTGGTCTGTCTGTGTTCAATTGTTCAGTCTCATTAAATTACAGTCGTAAATATTTTGAcaggaagatataaagtaaaaaaaaatgagagcTATTATCTTTCATGTGAGGACACATGAATTGTTGACAGAAGCGGAAAAAACTGAGGCTCACATTCCAGCTCAGTGACGGCAGAGGGAATACGGTCATCTCTGGTTTTGCCTTAATGGGTGGATTTGAAACATGACATCATATGATagccaaaaaaataaagcaaaatcctGCATCTGTGACATTGCTTTGCTTCTATTTAGGTCAAACTGTGCATGTGCACTGGCGTGTTGGAACTGGATAGGGTTTTttagcgctgtttccgggtccaagcctcaactaatttcacttgagaatacgacctcagcagccgtttatgagcactgtttattcatattaataatttaagctaaacactttcaaacttacggtatataCTACAGTCTTTGTGCTCACAGCATcccaaacacaaaaaaagtttatatatttttttttatatttatattttcattgtctggctatcagggacttcagtatggagttaaaggttaagattataactttttcgctagtattctatcacattgtgagtttatattagcaccttttgttgttttctcgtggtaactgatagagcgtttggacacggaagcagTGCTAGGTGACGTCAGATTTAACAAGCGAATAGGAGCAGAGCAGCAGACCAACGGAATAGAACAAGTGGTGAGAGTGTTGAAtttttaaattatagaaataaaagaCTAAAAACAATGCAAGGCAGCCAATCACTGTGAGGTGAAGGCAGTGGCATCTgtcacaaatatttacattttgttacataTCACTCAGTAATCATACTCAGTAATTTCATATAcatattacttattattttaactcaatattatatataattaatttcaaatgcagAATGTTTGTGCacttaggcaattcaaaaataaatacggcttttattttattattattttaaaatgaatacatatgACATTATTGTGACATATTTTCAATGTGGCTAGGCTGATTCAGATTCGCtaattcagaaattattattattgaattgaatatatatatatatatatatatatatatatatatatatatatatatatatatatatatatatatatatatatatatatatatatatatatatatagctattttaaatgtaatatatatatattacactattTTGTACAATTTTCAAAGTGGCAGgattaaaatgtttgattatCACCTTAGTTTGCTCTGCTATAAtacaacattaacaaaaaaataagaagatATTGTACACTGCTATTTGCCAGAAAAGGTATTTTGTACTGAAAAACGTCAAGGTACTATCATGCTACTAAAAATGAGGCTGATTTAGTGTTTTAGTTAGTCATTCCCCACACCGGATCATCTTCAAGTCAACCAGATTCCTGTGATTTTACAGCGTTTTGGGCGCATTTAGTGGATTCTTTCCACACCAGTGAACACAGAGTCCTTAGCATATTGTGAAAGCAGCATTAAGGCTAAGATTGCTTGATTGAAATAATTTGTTCATTCATACATGAGTTTACCTCTCGCAGAAGGTGTGCAGGCAGGGCAGGACTTTGGGATTGTGGTAGTGCTCCAGACAGATGCTGCACACCAGGAACTGCTTGTCTATTTGACGCACCACCGGGCTGGTGCTGCCGCTTTCCCGCTTAGCCATCGTGAGAGGCATTCAGATGAAGAGACAAAGGCCTCTCAGactacaagagagagagagaaagaacggTAATCTCTGAATACAGCTGTAGCTCTGTCTGTTCACATAAGCAAAGGGAAACTTGCGTAAAGGTGCATGACAGGGGTCGACTACATTTTTAAAAGCAGCAGTAAATACaaccatatatataaatatatatatatatatatatatatatatatatatatatatatatatatatatatatatttgtgtttacataatatacgtatgtatactgtgtatattaataaatgcacacacatacatgtatatataattttatatttatatttaatttatatttaaatataaatattttatagataCATATGTCATTTTTCTTCAATATATGTGTGTGgatttatataaatatgcacagtacacacatatattacgtaaaataaacttttattttggaagcgaTTAATAGCGATTAATCGTTTAACAgcactattatttatttgtttgtaaaagacattaatacatttatttagcaacattaaattgatcaaaagtgtgaCAGAAAACATCTAtattgttacaaaacatttatttttctaatttatgctgttattttgaattttctattgatcaaagaaaaaacaaacgtAACatgtccacaaaaaaatattaattgttttcaacatcgataatttcttgagcaccgaatcagcatattagaaagatcatgtgacacgaagatgaaagacatttttatattatattaaaatagaaaacagctgcaGCCATCAGCTATATCCATGACACACATCCATGTGAACATCTGTCAGCTCAGACTGAACAGATTAACCCTGATCCCTCCATCTACTAACAACATGTCCCTGTTTCAGTATTAATGAATGTGCATTCAAGCATCAGTTTATCTTCCACAAAAAGAAATGGGAAATAAAATCCCACAATATCCAACACATAACAGTCTTTCTGTTACAtgccagtctgtctgtctgtgtggatgtgtttgtgagcacgtttttttgtttgtttgtttgctgtatAAGGGTTCATGCGGTACCTCGTCTGCTGTATTTTTCAATTCTGCCCCACATCTGATtcggtttttttttcttctcaattttAGGATTAGAGTGTGAGGATTTTGTCTACTGAAAATATGACTTTTATATTCCATGTTGCAACACAAGCCACGTGCCAGGCAATTCGCCTTAGACAGCAAGAATGAACAGCTAGAGAAACACTAACTGtacaaatactgtaaattaaatgatttgtCCATGTAACATCTAGTGGGTCATAGGAGGCAAGATCACACTCAATTTTTACAAATCATGTGTATTAAAATTTTGTCTACTTAATTcagttattaattataattttttttatataatattattttgtcaCATTTTGGCCCAGACAACTAAGGAataaattttttcatttattatcatgtaatcaaattttttatacagtaattaattacgtattattcatttaattattaatttatcatttaggcatttttttaatatattattgtaaatattacttCAATAGCTAGACTATGGCagcataaaaaaactttttttttttgttgcccgTCTTAATTTGTTAGGAAAGACGCTTCAAACAGACTGTATTTCTTTCTCTGACAGCCTCGTTTTTAGTCGTGTCAAATAAAATACGGTCTGTATCTCACATTAATGCAGTCTGATGAATGTGTGAGAAGACTGAAAAACTGCAGACTCCATCCTGAGACTAGAAGCCTCCCCATTCCCTCGTGACTAACCTGTAACGTCAGATGTTCTGTACTTCATGAGTAATCTTTCATTTCCAGCTTGTGGAAAAGCAGTTGATTGCGGCACCCTGGAGCTGCAGAGTTTCACTCTCTCATATTCTGTTCTCTTTATCCTCCCTTAAGCGGTTTACTcagactttaataaaaaacacatttgaattaTTATCTATCAAAGTGCTGCACCTCTCATTTCTGTCTTCACAGGAGGAAGGGGAAAAAAGGAAGTCTTTAAATTGCACTTCCTAAAAATCCTCCCAGTTCCTTCCTATGTGTtaacagcaagagagagagacagagagagagcttAACTAGTCATTGCTAGTCATTGGGATGAACAGAAAGAGGAGAAGACTTGTCTCTCTCTGTCCAAAAAAGGCAGCTGTCCTTATTATTACAGCAGAGGGAAAACCCTAGGGAAATTTTACTAACAATAAATTTCACTCGCCGATAACATTGTTTATTTGCACACGTCTGCGGCTGTTTTttcactaaaggaattatgcaaatcaggcaACGGTCATCCAAAAAAGCAGCGGACCTCTTGGAATTGGCATACTTTGTTTTGACCAAACAGAATCAGCGCACTGCCTTGCTGTCACCTGAaccaacacttttttttaaaacgcAAAATATGTTTTCAAGATTTAAAATTGAACTTCTTTTAAATTAAAGGGATAtacccaaagatgaaaatgtacattaattaCTCAAATTCATtccgtttcaaacccataagacctttgttcatctttagaacacaaattaagatattttttatgaaatccgagagctttctgaccctaccCTACCATGTTCAAGGCTCAAAAagttagtaaggacatcattaaaataggtcctgtgacatcaggggttcaatcgtaatgttatgaagctgggagaaaactttttgtgtgcaaagaaaataaaataaatgacttctATTCAACAAATGTTTCTTTTCTGTGTCAGAATTCGATACACATTCATGACAGTTCTATGACACATGCAaggattaagattttttttaaatatgtattttatgtacaacTTTTacccaattaaatattttagcgcttgacattttattaatttacatgaatttTCCAAGCCAAAGATTATTAAATTACACTAAACTAGGCTTCTTCATATATGCAGgttttcaaagaaaa
Proteins encoded in this region:
- the LOC113114792 gene encoding tripartite motif-containing protein 3-like, with the translated sequence MPLTMAKRESGSTSPVVRQIDKQFLVCSICLEHYHNPKVLPCLHTFCERCLQNYIPSQSLTLSCPVCRQTSILPEKGVAALQNNFFITNLMEVLQREQDCTRPEASSGLESAGAATYAPPLSCPNHEGKVMEFYCESCETAMCLECTEGEHREHVTVPLRDVLEQHKAALKNQLDAIRNRLPQLTAAIELVDEISKQLTDRKNEAVTEISNTFEELEKALHQRKTALITDLENICGTKQKVLQAQLTALLQGKENIQSSCSFTEQALNHGSPTEVLLVQKQMGERMGALTRHAFPEQPHENGHLDCQVETEGLRRSIQNLGVLLTTSAVGHTSVATGEGLRHAVVGQNATVTVTTKDKDGELVKTGNAALRAQISGPDGTVTKTDITDNKNGTYEIGYTLRSEGEFSFSVLLYGQPVRGSPFRLRAVKPCDAPQSPDDVKRRVKSPAGGGGGGGHVRQKAVRRPSSMYSTTKKKENPIEDELIYRVGTRGRERGEFSNLQGISTTSNGRIVLADSNNQCIQVFSNDGQFKLKFGVRGRSPGQLQRPTGIAVDMNGDIIVADYDNRWLSIFSPDGKFKNKIGAGRLMGPKGVAVDKNGHIITADNKACCVFIFQSNGKLVTKFGAKGTLERQLADKSTANTQTEPKQSKSAPAFSPHFVAINNKNEIVVTDFHNHSVKVYNADGEFLFKFGSHGEGNGQFNAPTGVAVDGNGNIIVADWGNSRIQVFDSSGSFLSYINTTADPLYGPQGLALTSDGHVAVADSGNHCFKVYRYLQ